The sequence TCTGCCATTCACCCACCGGCTCCAGCGTTTCTTAAAAGGATTTTTCATGATGCCCTTCGGGCCATTAAAAGCATTAAAAGATCCGGCAATATAACCCGTCTGAATGCGGCTTTATAACAATACTGGAAATTCAACGATTCTGATCACAAATGCAATCAATCAGTCTTGAAAACCTGTCCTACAAACCGAATACTCTCTAGGAGGAGCATACTGGCTGCTGCACCGTCAGAATTGCCGTGAATCAGCGTTTATCCCTTCAAAAGGCCTGACTATGAAACGCCGAAATCTGCTTGCTGCCTCAATCGCCGGGGCCAGCCTATCCCTCCCCGCATTGGCAGGTGTTCAGGCACTGACTTCCGACGAAATGGTTGAAACCTACGTGAAGGATTCTGCCGTCATTGTCGTGCCTAAAGAACAACGAAAATCCGAAGCAGACCGCCAGCGCATCATCCGGTCACTTACCATCTCTCCGGGTGAGCCCGTTCTTAGCGAAGCGGAAGAGGAAGCCTACAGGGAAGCGCTGCAGAGATATATCGAAGAAGGGAAAACCGATGCGCTCGAAAGCGCCGAGGACGAGTTCTTAAGGCGCGCCCTGCTCCTGCCGCAAGAAGAACTGGCTCGGGCACAACCACCGGCTGAGTTTACGCCGACCATACCGCCCCTGATCTTCGGACAACAGGCACAGATCCCGGATGAACCGTTTTCCCAGACATTCCTGAATGACCAACTGGGCATCGGGTTTGACGGGCAAAACCTGAACTTCTCGATTGGCAATCCGCCGGGCATTGATCAAATTCAGGTGCCACAGGCCATTAACGAAGGACCGGTCACCCTGACACCTCGGCCCGGGGGTGGGTTTGATCTATCCATTGCGGTGCCGGACCAGTAAACCCACTCCTCTTTTAACCAAAACGGCAACCCGCGCGGGTTGCCGTTTTTTTGCTTCTGACTTTTCTCGAGCCAAAAAAACGCCCCGCTAGGCGGGGCGCTTCACCAATTCCGGTATCAGGTCAGATTAGTGACCGTAGATAGCCAGTTTGGTGTCGGTAACGGCCAGGTTGTCCAGGGCCACGGAACCGATGGAAGTACCGCCAATCTCGACAGCACCAACGTTAACGTCCATGTAAACGTTGTTCACGTCAACGCGCAGAACGTCAACCGCGTTGGAGGCACCCAGGCCAGCACCCTTGTATACGTCCAGGTTAACGTTGGCGTAGCCAGTCAGTTTGCCGTAAGCCAGTTTCTGCTGCGGATCCGTAAGATCGTAGCCTTCTGCAGACGCGCCACCACTAGCAGCGAGTTCCTCGTCAGCAGTAGTACCATTGCCATCGTAGTCAAAGTTAGAACCAGCACCGGTAACGGTCAGATCACGGATACCGATAGCCAGGAAATCGACATCAAAGTCCATGTCGTCGATGTCGAACGCAACAGCCACGTTCAGGTGATCAGTAGCAGTGTCAACCTGCAGGTCAAGAGCGGCGAGATCACCGTGCATGCTCATGTTGGAGATCAGGGTAGTGCTGTCGGTACCAGTAGAGCCTGCGAGAAGCTCCATGGAGTCAACAGTCATACCCCAATCGATGGGAACCGGTGCACCAGTTGCCGGATCGGTTTGCAGGGAGCCCACGTGGATGATGGCATCGCCATCGTCAGCAACGTCGATGTCGATCTTCAGCTGGTCCAGCAGCTCTGTGCCAGTACCGCCAGCAACACCGGAACCACCCAGCACGATGCCGTTAACCGCGAAGGAGCCTTCGTCCGTGTACTTGAACTGGCCGATGCTTACCTTGGTTTCCAACTCGATGGTCACACCGGCCTGACCGGTCACGTTGCCCATGGCGCTGTCGTTCATTGCCTGCAGTTCAGCGTTGGCTGCAAAAGGAGCCGCGGCGATAGCAGTTGTCAGTGCGATTTTCTTCAGGCCTTTCATTCTTATCTCCTTATAAACTCATTTTGTTCTTATCTGAGTCTTTTAGTTTTGGGTGCGAAGCTCGTTGCTCCACAATTCCATTTAAGATTGTTTTACAGTCCTAGTCCGTGACTGTATTCACACTTCTTAACCCACCAATTACAACCTGAAACAAACCACGACTATTTCTCAAATAGCCTTTAACTGGTGCTAGGCGCCTGCCTTTTGTCATCGTAAAACATCTGGAACGGCTTATTGTTCGTAACCGGTTCTGCATACTGAACTTTTTCGCCCTGAACTTCATAAGGAACTATCTTGGTTGCGGAAATACCGAGTCGATGTTCGTGTTCAAGCACAAGCACCTCTTGGGGGTTGTCTTCACTCAACTTACCCGCATAGACGATGACAGCGGCGTTTATTTTCCCCCTGCGAGCAATGGATTTTAATGCAGCTCTGAACATAACGATTCTGATCTGAGGTGGCGCACCCTCAGCCGATTCATCCAGGGAAACCTTCTTAACGGTAATGCCATCTGACATAAGCATCCAGGCGGACGGCATCGCCTGCCCTGCACTTTTCAACTCGGGTGCAAACTCTTCCGTCGCATTTTCGGCAAGGTAGGCGAGCTGCTTGTTACCGATGACCAGATACTTTGCCATTTCCTTCTTCGAGATTACTCCATCCGAGAGCACACTGTTCTTTGGAATCTTTACCTCAACGGTGTCCTCCTGAGCCAGAGAAACCCCAGAACCCAAGGTTAGGGCACCTGATACCAAGGCCGCAGTAATGTTTGCCCGAGAGAAAAACCGCATAATTTTATTCCTATTATTGGTCCATGAAACAGACGCGAAGTCCGGCCGCTTTCGATAGAATAGGCCGCTCCGCAGGTGCCATTTGCGATGATTGTTTTCAAGTACATCATTAAATCAGCGCTGCTCCGCGGCCGACAACGTTTGTTTTGTGGCCTGATTATCATTCTTCCGAATTTTCCGAGGGCAAATTGACTCTTTCCGTGACTACCCCCATCAGTGAGCATCAGTACACACGTCTGTTGGCCCACGCATCGAACGAACGTGATTTCGTTTATGTCGGGAGTGTGGGAAAAGGGGCAGGACGGGGCACATTCAGCGGTTTCTCGGCGTACGCCTCGGAATCCAGAACCCTGTCTCGGGATGCTGGCGCGGCCGAAATACAAGCGCTGATTGAGGACATGGAATCCATCGTCTCCGACTACCAGCTAACTCGGGGCGGTCATAAAGAATGTCTCAAGGGCGGCTGGATCGGCTTGCTCAGCTACGAACTCGGCTATGCCAGAGAAAAACACCTGGCAGCCCTGTGCCCACCGACACCGGTGC is a genomic window of Marinobacter sp. F4206 containing:
- a CDS encoding DUF6160 family protein → MKGLKKIALTTAIAAAPFAANAELQAMNDSAMGNVTGQAGVTIELETKVSIGQFKYTDEGSFAVNGIVLGGSGVAGGTGTELLDQLKIDIDVADDGDAIIHVGSLQTDPATGAPVPIDWGMTVDSMELLAGSTGTDSTTLISNMSMHGDLAALDLQVDTATDHLNVAVAFDIDDMDFDVDFLAIGIRDLTVTGAGSNFDYDGNGTTADEELAASGGASAEGYDLTDPQQKLAYGKLTGYANVNLDVYKGAGLGASNAVDVLRVDVNNVYMDVNVGAVEIGGTSIGSVALDNLAVTDTKLAIYGH